The Ascochyta rabiei chromosome 3, complete sequence genome segment CCTCTCCCCCCATGTGCGTTGCCACGTGCCTGGGCCTGTCCTCCCAAGTTACTCCCTCCTCTTGAGTGGCCGCCGCGCCCTCTTCCCCGCTCACTTCCTCGTCCTCTGTCCCCACCTCTGCCTTGGCTGGGTCCGCTTCGTTGGCTCGAGTAGCTCGGTTGAGCGTCGTTGGTAGCAGCtctcggcggcggcggaggaGGCGGCGGGAATTTGAACGACGTCATTCCGTGCAGTGTTGTGTGAAGTGAGACACTTCAGCGACGAGCATTCTCACATGCTACGCTCTCGGCAATAGGTGGACAGAGACAGAACAGTGACGGAAGGGAAAGCTCGCTGTAAGAATCGAGACGCGCCGGGAGTCCGCAGCTGCAAGAAAAGCTTATCGATAGTGCTAGCGCGCTCTGCGGCGGGAAAGAACCGTCATTCGCCGATCGAGCTCTCACATTTCTCAGTCACCACCGAAATGTTTAGGTGACATAACGCCGAATCTTCCCTCGTTCGAGAAACATAGCATGAAGCCTCGACCGTCGCTATCATGTTCATTCTTGTAAGTAGTGGCTCATGTAGCAGCAACGCGCAGCGCACAAGTCTCGATGCCGTCTGTCGCAATCTGATTTAGTGCTTCTTTTGAACTTTCTGAACGAATCTCTCCCTGCAGAGCATTTGTTTTGTTGGCTCCATTCATTTTCTTGCGAGATCTTGTCCGGGATCAAGGCTTTTCACCCATGCTAACACCTCCACAGAGCACGATACAAGACCTGATCCAGCTCAAACCCCAGGACTTCGGCAAACCCTCCGCCCAGACCATCAAAGACGCCATCAACGACAAATACAGCAACAAGATCGTTCCCGGCGTCGGTCTCTGCATTGCGCTATGGGACCTGCTTTCCGCCACAGAAGGTCTCATCGGCCACGGCACGGGCCTCGTCAACATCAACGCTGAGTTCCGCCTGGCCGTCTTCCGCCCTTTCCGCGGCGAGATCATCTACGGACGAATCAAGAGCTCGAATCCAGAGGGTATTGTGATTGATTTGGACTTCACAAGTGAAATCTTCGTCCCGTATCAGAATCTCTTTGAGAACTCGAGCTTCAATCAGGCGGAGAACGTGTGGGTGTGGAACTCGGATGGCACCGAGCTGTTTCTAGACAAGGGAGAGCCTGTGCTGTTTAGGGTTGAGCAGGAAGAGTGGATCGACCAGAGGCCGACGATTGAGCAGAGGAACGAGAACAACGAGATTGTTGACGAGAGGGGAACGGCTTGGAGGGTGATTGTAGGTCTGACCCACTCATTGCGACAGGCTGGTTGACTGACTTGATACTAGGGCTCAATGAACCAGGCAGGTCTAGGACCAACACTCTGGTGGGGTGAacaggaagaggaagaggaaggcgAAGACGGGGACGTCGAGATGGAAGAAGAGTGAATTCCAGCAAAGGCAGGCCTCAACACCACGACATCAACGTGCGCACTCAAAACAACATCATCCACGCCTCATCACAGATCCCGATCCGGTATCATCAAGCATCACACCTCGCTCACAACACAAGCACATCCATCCCCTTCCTCGCCACCGTCCACCCCTCACTCTCCGCCCCCGCCGCATCCACAAAGAACCCACTCGCCGTCTGATTCCCTTCCACCATCCACTGCGCCCAAAACCTGCCCGCCCTGCCCATCTTCCCCGCACTCCCTTCATCCAGCACCTCCCCATCCGCGCCGGGCAACGCCCCATACCAAGCCGGCACACCTCTAGCCACAGCGTCAAAATCCGCCCTCGCTCCCCCCCTATTCCGATCCAGCGGCGCAAACCCCGCCGCACCAGCCGAGAACCAGAAAACAGGCTTCGTCGCATTAGCAGCCAGTGCGCGCGTCTCCGCGCTCGAAACCGCAGGCTTCACATCCAGGACCGCGAGGGAGAGGACAAGCGGGTTCTCCGCTGCGGCATACAATGCGCTGCTCTCGCAGCTGGTGCCTAGCATGCCTAACTTCGCCGTGTCGATGTTCTCGAACGACGCGTGGGATTCTAGGAGCGACAGCACGGGGGCCGAGGGTCCGCATGCGAAGACCATGGCGCCCCAGGATGCTAGCTCTTCGTTCAGGTCTTTGTAAGGGTCGCTTGCAGTAGAGGTGCAGGCGTTGTTGCCCCAGATTATGACTGGTGTTGATTCTGTCGCCCCGGAGAGGTTGCTTGGCTGGTAGATTGTGTGGGAGGGGAGGAGAGGGGAGCTCGTTGTTTTGGGGGCGTATGGACCTGTTCCCGAGACTTGGCGTGTGGCTAACGAGATCGCGATGGTGTTGTGCGGTGGGCGGTAGCTGGCGATGGCGGCCATGATGGTGCTGGTCAGGTTGAAGAATGTTAGGCCGTCCATGCTGGGTTTGCTGTGTGTTTTTTAAACGAGTGACGAATGCGTGTCTGAACGTGTGTTTGTACACTGCTTCAAAAGAGTGTTGCTGTTTAAAACACTTGCGTGGATTGAACGAGCGTGGATGTTGAACGAGTGAGTGAGTTTCTCCAACCAGAATGACCTGATGGACCCGTGATTGTCTATATGCTCATTCCATCTCATTTCTTCACCACCGTCCTTCAATTCATCGACTTCCGAGCACTGTGGAGCGGAGCGGCGATGCAGCTCGTAGAAGGTCGCTCGCACTATACATGTTTCCATAAGGTGTTTCAGAAGAGTGTGTTTCAAAACATGGTGACCACGAAAACCCTGCTTCGATACCAGATCCATCTCCGTGACTGGTCGAGTGATGTTTCAATCTGTCGGTACCTGCTCGTTTAGTCATCGAGATGAGAGAAGGTGCAAGTCAGTATGCAAAGATAGTGCGCTGTCTGGACGCGTGACATGCGGCGGTGTGGACTGTGACAGTTGTTTTACGCCGACGATTAGTCGTCCAGCTCTTGTCTAACGGTAAAATACTGCAGCGATTGAAGTGCCCTTCAATTACGAAGCGTTAGAATATTTACTCGTGCTACACACGTACGTGGAAGGCAAGATCAATGATGCTGAATGGCTTGTCGCACGACCTGTTCCTCAAGTTTAGACCCCTCCCAATAACATCATTGACACCCCCAACATATGCCCGCACGCTCATCGAGGATCTGAGGACGCTGATGCTGTACTGTCGTTGTTGAAGGAGAAGATGGATCGAGTAAGCATTCACCGAGTAGTTGTCCCAATCGGGCAGTAGCGCCGTACCGAGGCCTCCGAGGCTCAACTTCTCCGCGATTCAACCCCACAAACGGCGGCGCCGGACGAGTAACGCAATCTGTGCAGATACGACCGAAACCTAGAAAGTATCTTCTTAAGTCGCAAGTCTCCTCGGCTTGCCTATCCTACCGACACCTTCCACTTCGACCTCTCCTCACGCGACGTTCA includes the following:
- a CDS encoding DNA-directed RNA polymerase III complex subunit Rpc25; translated protein: MFILSTIQDLIQLKPQDFGKPSAQTIKDAINDKYSNKIVPGVGLCIALWDLLSATEGLIGHGTGLVNINAEFRLAVFRPFRGEIIYGRIKSSNPEGIVIDLDFTSEIFVPYQNLFENSSFNQAENVWVWNSDGTELFLDKGEPVLFRVEQEEWIDQRPTIEQRNENNEIVDERGTAWRVIGSMNQAGLGPTLWWGEQEEEEEGEDGDVEMEEE